From a region of the Nitrospira sp. genome:
- the lexA gene encoding repressor LexA gives MRAQDLKRLREELGLTQQQLADALHTTRVSVARYEAGMRKIPGVVSVVLDQLRQKTAIPMAGLVAAGFPIDPVPQSELVDVPPSMLRGGETFALKVKGESMKDDGILPGDLVVVRKQSTAKNGQTVVALVNREATIKTYFKKDSRIELHPANETMQPIIVRPSDEFHIEGIVIGVIRHCTV, from the coding sequence ATGAGAGCACAAGACCTCAAACGCCTTCGAGAAGAACTAGGCCTCACGCAGCAGCAACTTGCTGATGCATTGCACACCACACGGGTATCCGTCGCGCGGTATGAAGCCGGGATGCGGAAGATTCCCGGTGTCGTGTCAGTTGTGCTGGATCAATTACGACAGAAGACGGCGATTCCGATGGCTGGTCTAGTTGCAGCCGGTTTCCCCATCGACCCGGTGCCGCAATCGGAACTCGTGGACGTGCCGCCCAGTATGTTGCGAGGCGGTGAGACCTTCGCGTTAAAGGTGAAAGGCGAGTCCATGAAAGATGACGGGATTTTACCCGGCGATCTGGTGGTCGTGCGCAAACAGAGCACGGCTAAAAACGGGCAAACCGTCGTCGCCTTGGTGAATCGCGAGGCCACGATCAAGACGTATTTTAAGAAGGACTCGCGTATTGAACTTCACCCGGCCAATGAAACAATGCAGCCGATCATCGTCCGGCCATCGGATGAGTTTCACATCGAAGGGATTGTCATCGGCGTCATTCGCCATTGTACCGTCTAG
- a CDS encoding helix-turn-helix transcriptional regulator, which translates to MERNLRLDWQGLVEEAVRRRKEQKLSQKKLAVLAGVSGPTVNDFEQKRSTITLGSALKILRCLGLA; encoded by the coding sequence ATGGAACGGAACCTTCGCCTTGATTGGCAAGGCCTTGTCGAAGAAGCGGTAAGGCGCCGCAAGGAACAGAAATTAAGCCAGAAGAAGCTGGCCGTGCTGGCGGGTGTCAGCGGCCCGACGGTTAATGATTTCGAACAGAAACGGTCGACCATTACGCTGGGATCAGCTCTGAAAATCCTCAGATGCCTGGGGCTGGCTTGA
- a CDS encoding helix-turn-helix transcriptional regulator: MDTKQALAAFDSLSQDTRLRVFRMLVKYGPSGASAGSLSEALQIPHNTLSFHLSHMSHADLVVSRREGRSIIYSANFEFFSGLIRFMVEDCCRIEFASIRNDKKRKCSIIELSNCCEAKEKTS, translated from the coding sequence ATGGACACTAAACAAGCTCTCGCCGCCTTTGATTCGCTCTCACAGGATACCCGCCTGCGGGTGTTTCGTATGCTCGTGAAATATGGACCGTCTGGTGCGTCGGCCGGTTCACTGAGCGAGGCCTTGCAGATCCCTCACAATACGCTTTCGTTTCACTTGTCGCATATGAGTCATGCAGATCTTGTCGTGTCGCGTCGAGAAGGTCGCTCCATTATCTACAGTGCTAATTTCGAATTTTTCTCAGGGTTGATCCGCTTCATGGTCGAAGACTGCTGCAGGATCGAGTTTGCCAGCATCCGCAATGATAAAAAGCGGAAATGTTCGATCATTGAATTGTCCAACTGCTGCGAAGCAAAGGAGAAAACATCATGA
- a CDS encoding HipA domain-containing protein, whose protein sequence is MANLLWGNIYYKDHFAGILRQEPGDRTSFTYHESYFSSGQPSIAHTLPLQTEPVISESGLPPFFDNLVAEGWLEEAQTRLLAKRRASRFELLLAFGQDCAGAVSVIDPEPQERGTIQPDNPMDMAVMAGRASLSGIQPKLALIEEDGKFRPARARELSTHIGKFPSPRHEDLTANEYLTTMALKALLPDDSIVHLYMGRIEGFTDQALIIKRFDRTADSQRIHFEEFNQLLGNPSEAKYSGSHQSMADFLRQTPGCLPAEIYKLYLRILAGVLLGNTDMHLKNFAMFHTDTGLRLSPAYDAVSAVLYGYKTIALSIGGATNISIVNLKPQTLIRLGEDFGLSTDAMAMATGQLDRRRQAAREAIAKSKIGSNSIKDEIFSHMDKRWNGTFALIGKALSKKR, encoded by the coding sequence ATGGCAAACTTACTTTGGGGAAACATCTATTATAAGGACCACTTCGCAGGAATCCTGCGCCAGGAACCAGGAGACCGGACTTCTTTTACCTATCATGAAAGTTACTTTTCCTCTGGTCAGCCGTCCATAGCGCATACTCTTCCTCTTCAGACAGAGCCCGTGATATCGGAGTCCGGGCTGCCGCCATTCTTTGACAACCTGGTCGCAGAAGGCTGGCTGGAAGAAGCGCAGACGCGCCTACTGGCCAAGCGCCGGGCCTCGCGCTTTGAATTGCTGTTGGCTTTCGGGCAGGACTGCGCTGGCGCCGTCTCCGTGATCGATCCGGAACCGCAGGAGCGCGGCACCATCCAACCTGACAACCCCATGGACATGGCGGTCATGGCCGGGCGGGCATCGCTCTCGGGTATCCAGCCCAAGTTGGCCCTCATCGAGGAGGATGGAAAATTCAGGCCGGCGCGCGCGAGGGAATTGAGCACGCATATCGGAAAATTCCCGTCGCCGCGTCATGAGGACCTGACGGCCAATGAATACCTGACAACGATGGCGCTCAAGGCGCTGCTGCCCGACGACAGCATTGTTCATCTGTACATGGGACGCATTGAGGGCTTTACCGATCAGGCGCTGATCATCAAGCGTTTTGACCGGACAGCGGACAGCCAACGGATACATTTCGAGGAGTTTAACCAGTTGCTGGGCAACCCTTCCGAGGCAAAATACAGCGGAAGCCACCAAAGCATGGCGGATTTCCTTCGGCAGACGCCGGGCTGCCTGCCCGCCGAGATCTACAAGCTCTATTTGCGCATCCTCGCCGGGGTTCTGCTCGGCAACACCGACATGCATCTAAAGAACTTCGCCATGTTCCATACCGATACCGGCTTGCGATTGTCACCCGCGTACGACGCCGTATCGGCAGTCTTGTATGGATATAAGACCATTGCGCTATCGATCGGCGGTGCTACGAATATTTCGATAGTGAATTTGAAGCCGCAGACACTGATCCGATTGGGTGAGGATTTCGGTTTATCCACAGACGCTATGGCGATGGCAACGGGTCAGCTGGATCGACGCCGGCAGGCCGCCAGGGAGGCCATCGCGAAGAGCAAGATCGGCAGCAATTCGATAAAAGATGAAATATTCTCACACATGGACAAACGATGGAACGGAACCTTCGCCTTGATTGGCAAGGCCTTGTCGAAGAAGCGGTAA
- a CDS encoding arsenate reductase ArsC → MEKHPLKVLVLCTGNSCRSIMAEALINHFGQGCYQAWSAGTVPARYVHPKSIETLQRHGINPGNPSSKSVDEVAWQAYNLIITVCDRAAGESCPLFPGKAKKLHWSTPDPAKVTGSEAEKDAAFDQAFFMLKNRIEELLK, encoded by the coding sequence ATGGAAAAGCATCCGCTCAAAGTGCTGGTGCTGTGTACGGGAAATTCCTGCCGCTCCATTATGGCCGAAGCCCTGATTAACCATTTCGGCCAAGGCTGCTATCAGGCCTGGAGCGCCGGAACCGTGCCCGCGCGTTATGTTCACCCGAAGTCGATCGAGACGCTACAACGCCATGGTATCAATCCTGGGAATCCAAGCAGCAAGTCAGTGGATGAAGTCGCTTGGCAAGCATACAACCTCATCATCACGGTTTGCGACCGAGCCGCCGGAGAGAGCTGCCCGCTATTCCCCGGCAAGGCGAAGAAACTGCATTGGAGTACACCTGATCCGGCGAAAGTCACCGGATCCGAGGCCGAAAAAGACGCGGCGTTTGATCAGGCGTTTTTCATGCTCAAGAACCGTATTGAGGAATTACTGAAATGA
- the modC gene encoding molybdenum ABC transporter ATP-binding protein produces MSRLLARFDVRFPAFHLDVDVDVPMSGITAIFGPSGSGKTTLLRCLAGLERAPNGVMRFGDDVWQDETKDLCLPLHKRPVGYVFQEPRLFPHYNVRANLLYGYKRISSEERRITIEQVVDILGIGHLLERRIHKLSGGEQQRVAIGRALLTSPKLLLLDEPLASLDIQRKQELLPFIRRLHEELRIPVMYVSHAIAEILQLADRVVLLKEGKVIASGALNEVFTSLQFRGHFGAHRIGAILEARVAVHEAQYGLTQLEFNGQRLFVPLQSVTVGQVVRVHILSSDVSLVLEKTIAPTSVLNILEATIVEIREMDQASVDVLLDIGVPLVASITRKSLVTLGLKPRQRVFAHIKTVALNEELMA; encoded by the coding sequence ATGAGCCGTCTGCTGGCACGCTTTGATGTACGATTTCCGGCCTTTCATTTGGACGTTGATGTGGATGTCCCAATGTCGGGCATTACTGCCATCTTCGGACCGTCCGGATCAGGAAAGACCACTCTCTTGAGGTGTCTGGCCGGGCTCGAACGGGCTCCGAACGGCGTCATGCGGTTCGGCGACGATGTCTGGCAGGATGAAACAAAAGATCTGTGCCTACCGCTCCATAAACGACCGGTCGGGTATGTCTTCCAAGAACCCCGCTTGTTCCCCCATTACAACGTACGCGCGAATCTGCTGTACGGGTACAAGCGTATCTCTTCAGAAGAACGCCGCATTACGATCGAGCAAGTCGTCGACATTCTGGGAATCGGCCATCTTCTTGAACGCCGCATTCACAAACTATCCGGCGGGGAGCAACAGCGAGTGGCGATCGGCCGTGCGCTGCTGACAAGTCCCAAACTGCTCCTTCTGGATGAGCCACTTGCCTCGCTGGATATTCAACGCAAGCAAGAGCTCCTTCCCTTCATCCGTCGTCTGCATGAGGAACTCCGTATCCCGGTGATGTACGTCAGCCATGCGATCGCTGAAATCCTTCAACTGGCAGACCGTGTCGTTCTTTTGAAAGAGGGGAAGGTCATCGCGTCCGGCGCGCTTAATGAGGTGTTCACTTCTTTGCAATTCCGGGGACATTTCGGAGCGCATCGAATCGGCGCCATCTTGGAGGCTCGTGTCGCTGTTCATGAAGCGCAGTACGGCCTCACTCAACTGGAATTCAACGGCCAGCGCCTCTTTGTGCCGCTTCAGTCGGTCACCGTTGGACAGGTCGTGCGCGTCCACATCCTTTCCAGCGATGTCAGCCTCGTCTTGGAGAAGACCATCGCGCCGACCAGTGTGTTGAATATTCTGGAGGCCACGATTGTCGAGATCCGGGAGATGGACCAGGCCTCGGTCGACGTGCTGTTGGACATCGGAGTTCCACTCGTAGCCAGCATCACTCGAAAATCGCTCGTCACGCTGGGATTGAAACCTAGACAACGGGTATTCGCCCATATCAAGACCGTGGCGTTGAATGAAGAGTTGATGGCCTAG
- a CDS encoding TOBE domain-containing protein: MKLSARNQFQGTVSRITEGQAMAEVTVKVGTLEFVAAITEGSVKNMGLKVNDSVLVAIKATEVMIGK; this comes from the coding sequence ATGAAACTTAGCGCGCGCAATCAGTTCCAAGGCACCGTCAGTCGCATCACAGAAGGACAAGCAATGGCCGAAGTAACGGTTAAGGTCGGCACACTCGAGTTTGTTGCGGCCATCACGGAAGGCTCCGTCAAGAATATGGGGTTGAAGGTGAATGACTCAGTGTTGGTCGCCATCAAAGCCACAGAAGTGATGATCGGAAAGTAA
- the arsB gene encoding ACR3 family arsenite efflux transporter, producing the protein MTAPASKQLNLFERYLTLWVAGCMAAGVILGKALPDVVQTFRSLEFGEGSHINFPIAMLIWLMIIPMMMKVDFASVRNVSKRPKGLAVTLVINWLVKPFSMAFFAWLFFRYIFSAWVTPGEADQYIAGSIILAAAPCTAMVFVWSYLTDGDPGYTLVQVAVNDLIMLVLFAPIVGFLVSGASSLSVPFEVLFYSVLAFIVIPLTIGIAARMWFIGQYGKEWFEANIIGRFGPVTIVALLLTLVLIFAFQAENITGKLWHVILIAIPILLQVYLNASLAYGSMKWLKVPYSVAAPGALIGASNFFELAVATAIALFGVESGAALVTVVGVLVEVPVMLSICRVCNQTRHWFPPESQERDGQPSQLVHAREPATLQ; encoded by the coding sequence ATGACGGCACCCGCGAGCAAACAACTCAATCTCTTTGAGCGGTATCTCACCCTCTGGGTCGCTGGCTGCATGGCGGCGGGGGTTATCCTTGGGAAGGCCTTGCCTGATGTCGTTCAGACCTTCCGAAGTCTGGAATTCGGTGAAGGGAGCCACATCAATTTCCCCATCGCCATGTTGATCTGGTTGATGATCATTCCGATGATGATGAAGGTGGACTTTGCCTCCGTGCGCAATGTCAGCAAGCGGCCGAAAGGCCTGGCCGTGACGTTGGTGATCAACTGGCTGGTGAAGCCGTTCTCGATGGCCTTCTTCGCGTGGCTGTTCTTTCGCTACATCTTTTCCGCCTGGGTCACGCCGGGGGAAGCTGACCAATATATCGCGGGTTCGATCATCCTGGCGGCAGCGCCATGTACCGCTATGGTGTTCGTCTGGAGTTATCTCACGGACGGCGATCCCGGCTACACCTTGGTTCAGGTAGCAGTCAACGATCTCATTATGCTCGTCCTATTCGCGCCGATCGTCGGGTTTCTGGTCAGCGGGGCGTCATCGCTCAGCGTTCCATTTGAAGTACTCTTCTATTCAGTCCTTGCGTTCATTGTGATTCCGTTGACCATCGGCATTGCGGCGCGGATGTGGTTCATCGGTCAGTACGGAAAAGAATGGTTCGAAGCGAACATAATAGGCCGGTTCGGTCCTGTCACCATTGTGGCATTGCTGCTCACCCTGGTGCTGATATTCGCCTTTCAGGCGGAGAACATTACCGGGAAACTCTGGCATGTAATCTTGATCGCCATTCCGATTTTGCTCCAGGTCTACTTGAATGCGTCGCTGGCGTATGGGTCGATGAAATGGCTCAAGGTGCCGTATTCGGTGGCGGCTCCGGGCGCATTGATCGGAGCTAGCAATTTCTTTGAATTGGCCGTCGCCACGGCGATCGCGCTCTTTGGTGTTGAATCCGGTGCCGCTCTGGTGACAGTGGTCGGCGTGCTGGTGGAAGTGCCTGTGATGCTCTCCATCTGTCGGGTCTGCAACCAGACACGGCATTGGTTCCCCCCAGAGTCTCAAGAAAGAGATGGCCAGCCTTCACAACTCGTTCACGCTCGCGAGCCGGCTACGCTCCAGTAA
- the modA gene encoding molybdate ABC transporter substrate-binding protein, translating into MKQRFLAWYVCVIASAAVTPAFAEQVLVAVAANFVPPFREIAIEFETATGHNLRVAAGSSGNFYSQIKNGAPFDVFFSADMERPKLLEDEGLGVKGSRLTYAIGRLVLWSPNADLVKGEETLRSKNFKRLAIANPKTAPYGLAAMQTMQKLDLWEGLQPQIVMGENIGQTMGFIESGNVQLGFVALSQVLDPKIKGQGSRWDVPTNLHEPIKQDVILLTKGKDNPAAKALMEFMGGPQAKAIIEHYGYELK; encoded by the coding sequence ATGAAACAGAGGTTTCTAGCATGGTATGTGTGTGTCATCGCGAGTGCGGCGGTGACACCGGCTTTCGCCGAGCAGGTCTTGGTGGCCGTCGCCGCCAATTTTGTTCCGCCATTTCGTGAAATAGCGATTGAATTCGAAACCGCAACCGGTCACAACCTCCGGGTGGCCGCCGGTTCCTCCGGAAACTTCTATTCGCAAATCAAGAACGGGGCGCCGTTCGATGTGTTCTTCTCTGCCGATATGGAACGTCCAAAGCTGTTGGAAGACGAGGGGTTGGGGGTCAAGGGTTCCCGTTTGACGTATGCCATAGGCCGCCTCGTGCTGTGGAGTCCGAATGCCGACCTGGTGAAAGGAGAGGAAACGTTACGCTCAAAAAATTTCAAGCGCCTCGCCATCGCGAATCCCAAGACCGCGCCTTACGGCCTGGCGGCGATGCAGACCATGCAAAAGTTGGATCTCTGGGAGGGTCTACAACCCCAAATTGTCATGGGAGAAAATATCGGCCAGACCATGGGATTCATCGAGTCGGGCAATGTTCAATTGGGTTTTGTGGCGTTATCACAGGTCCTCGATCCGAAAATCAAGGGTCAAGGTAGTCGATGGGACGTCCCTACCAATCTGCATGAACCGATCAAACAAGACGTGATCTTGCTGACGAAGGGAAAAGACAACCCGGCGGCCAAAGCGCTCATGGAGTTCATGGGTGGCCCGCAGGCAAAGGCGATCATCGAACACTATGGTTATGAGTTGAAGTAG
- the modB gene encoding molybdate ABC transporter permease subunit, with protein sequence MGALTDLDLSALWVSVRLATMTVIVLLIVGTPLAWWLAHTRSRLRPIIEAVVALPIVLPPTVLGFYILVALGPYGPLGRFADLSLAFTFIGLVIASVFYSMPFIIQPLQSAFEAVGKAPMEAAWSLRASKWDAFLTVISPIALRGYISAIVLGFAHTMGEFGVVLMVGGSIPGQTRVLSTTIFEHVEVGEYAQAHAVSAFMLIFSFLVLLAVYITNRRFPIHVS encoded by the coding sequence ATGGGAGCTTTGACAGATCTGGATCTGAGCGCGCTGTGGGTCAGCGTCCGACTGGCCACGATGACAGTGATCGTTCTGCTGATCGTAGGCACGCCCCTCGCTTGGTGGCTGGCACATACACGATCCCGGTTGAGACCTATCATAGAAGCTGTGGTCGCGCTCCCGATCGTGCTTCCGCCCACCGTCCTGGGATTCTACATTCTCGTCGCACTAGGTCCTTACGGGCCGCTCGGCCGGTTTGCAGATCTCTCCCTCGCCTTCACCTTCATCGGTCTGGTGATCGCCTCAGTGTTTTATTCAATGCCATTCATCATTCAGCCGTTGCAAAGCGCATTTGAAGCGGTCGGCAAGGCACCCATGGAAGCGGCCTGGTCACTCCGTGCTTCAAAGTGGGATGCGTTTCTAACGGTTATCTCCCCGATCGCACTGCGAGGCTATATCAGTGCAATTGTGCTGGGGTTTGCACATACGATGGGAGAATTTGGAGTGGTGCTTATGGTCGGTGGATCCATTCCGGGGCAAACACGTGTCCTATCCACAACCATCTTCGAGCATGTCGAAGTCGGGGAATACGCTCAGGCGCACGCCGTCTCAGCCTTCATGCTGATCTTTTCGTTTCTGGTGCTGTTGGCGGTCTATATCACAAACCGACGATTTCCCATCCATGTGTCATGA
- a CDS encoding VOC family protein, producing the protein MKRLHIHVGVENIEQAIPFYSALFGAEPVKTKADYAKWLLDDPHVNFAVSTRASKKGVDHLGIQVDDTGELDELRGRMKSAALPVFDEGETVCCYAKSDKTWVQDPAGVAWETYRTMEDAQIFAEKPVSPESACCTPETMGTPNCCEPSENTAGCCG; encoded by the coding sequence ATGAAACGCCTTCACATCCATGTCGGTGTCGAAAATATCGAACAGGCCATTCCCTTCTATAGTGCCCTGTTCGGCGCGGAGCCAGTCAAAACCAAAGCGGACTATGCGAAGTGGCTGCTCGATGACCCGCACGTGAATTTTGCGGTTTCGACCCGCGCCAGCAAGAAGGGTGTCGACCATCTCGGGATTCAAGTTGATGACACTGGCGAGCTGGATGAATTACGCGGACGGATGAAAAGCGCAGCGTTGCCCGTGTTTGATGAAGGTGAAACGGTCTGTTGCTATGCCAAGTCCGATAAAACTTGGGTGCAAGACCCTGCGGGCGTGGCATGGGAAACCTACCGGACGATGGAAGACGCCCAGATTTTTGCTGAGAAACCCGTTAGCCCAGAAAGTGCCTGCTGCACACCGGAAACGATGGGCACGCCGAATTGCTGCGAGCCTTCCGAGAACACAGCGGGATGTTGCGGCTGA
- a CDS encoding TOBE domain-containing protein, translated as MAKRMMGDVLTAKEAARYVRLTLPTFYRYIWEGKIEAPKIGGRYRFTKSLLDRWLGKKPSGADDVSGRNKLVGRVTGIKRDAIMAQIDVDIGSHKITAVITRDALDELGLRIGDTAIALVKATEVMIVKN; from the coding sequence ATGGCGAAAAGAATGATGGGTGACGTGCTAACCGCCAAGGAAGCGGCACGATATGTTCGGCTGACATTGCCGACATTCTATCGATATATCTGGGAGGGCAAAATTGAGGCCCCGAAGATTGGGGGACGCTATCGGTTTACAAAATCGTTGCTGGACCGGTGGCTTGGCAAAAAGCCATCCGGCGCTGATGATGTCAGTGGACGAAATAAGCTCGTCGGCAGGGTGACTGGAATCAAGCGGGACGCGATTATGGCACAGATCGACGTCGACATTGGTTCCCACAAGATCACCGCCGTGATCACTCGTGATGCGCTGGACGAACTCGGGCTTCGCATCGGAGACACCGCCATTGCTTTGGTCAAAGCGACCGAGGTCATGATCGTGAAAAACTAA
- a CDS encoding carbonic anhydrase produces the protein MRRAWHMEDRTSSDSVVSRRQVLQTIVSGVVVGIATQAGSELVFPRRSYAQSSLSPDEALEKLLVGNQRTVANQLTSLEHDLAILREHTVDKQEPFAGILACADSRVPVELVFDQTIGRLFVTRVAGNMVTPEVIAGLEYGVAVLGIKVLLVLGHSGCGAVKAAMKTTAVPGQISALYQHLQPGVARSGGNIDAAIEANARIQAELLRMSSPVIRDAIKAGNLRVEAAVYDLATGKVSMR, from the coding sequence ATGAGGAGGGCATGGCACATGGAAGATCGTACGTCGAGTGACTCGGTGGTCAGCAGGAGGCAGGTTCTGCAAACGATCGTGTCAGGCGTGGTGGTAGGCATTGCCACTCAGGCGGGAAGCGAGCTGGTTTTTCCTCGAAGAAGCTATGCCCAAAGCAGTTTGAGTCCGGACGAAGCTCTGGAGAAATTGCTTGTAGGGAATCAGCGCACAGTCGCGAATCAACTGACCTCGCTCGAACACGACCTCGCCATTCTGAGAGAGCATACGGTCGACAAACAAGAGCCATTCGCCGGGATCCTTGCCTGCGCCGATTCTCGTGTGCCTGTGGAACTCGTGTTCGATCAAACGATCGGCCGACTATTTGTCACTCGAGTGGCTGGAAATATGGTCACGCCAGAGGTGATTGCCGGACTCGAATATGGAGTTGCCGTCCTTGGGATCAAAGTGCTGCTGGTCCTCGGTCATAGTGGATGCGGAGCGGTCAAGGCGGCGATGAAAACTACAGCGGTACCCGGGCAAATCAGCGCTCTGTATCAACACCTTCAGCCGGGAGTGGCACGGTCCGGCGGCAACATCGATGCGGCAATTGAAGCCAATGCGCGGATTCAGGCAGAGTTGCTGCGCATGTCTTCTCCTGTGATCCGGGATGCGATCAAAGCCGGAAACCTCAGAGTAGAAGCTGCGGTGTACGATCTTGCCACCGGCAAAGTTTCGATGAGGTGA
- a CDS encoding alginate export family protein: MSKKSLWWALLSVSLLLVGASTTNAVEYGELVQKDGQWVFKNTEDPVFKYMRDTGRISNERYFQISEQTGKNWIEPADAILNRRRDIEWNRYLKTALHLPDWIDLGLENRTRFESYDHPWRAAQKIGNGATDFQIPMRSRLRVGLGGNGPLRFLFEGQDSRSFDNGKPGDFRDLTMINEFDVLQLFGAVKLDNVLSTGLRTDLLFGRFTLDLGNRRLVARNDFRNTTNAFDGFLWQLSQPNAWRLKAFVTETVQRDDVSLDTENNKSLFWGAYFESQQFRWFNLDAYYLGLNDRRVATVTSHRTYNTFGGRLFKEAKPGEVDYEIETAWQIGHRGVTKHFAHFQHLDIGYMFNLPWTPRLLFHFDYVSGDHKPGDSQDEGFDTLFGARNFEYMITSMWGPFYRTNLITPGWRLILAPSPSWILEVKHRVWYLAQNKDVFGSSGLRDPTGNSGGSLGHDMQLRARWAVNKNLDFDVGYIHWFKGSYFDSPAILAQMPTGGNKDSDYFYAQMRVRI; this comes from the coding sequence ATGTCGAAGAAATCGTTGTGGTGGGCCTTGCTCAGTGTGTCGCTCCTGCTTGTGGGAGCAAGCACAACGAACGCCGTCGAGTATGGAGAATTGGTCCAGAAAGATGGGCAATGGGTATTTAAGAATACCGAAGATCCGGTCTTTAAGTACATGCGTGACACAGGCCGGATCTCGAATGAGCGATATTTTCAAATTTCGGAACAGACCGGCAAAAACTGGATTGAGCCGGCCGATGCAATCCTCAATCGCCGGAGGGATATCGAATGGAACCGCTACCTGAAAACCGCGCTGCACCTGCCCGACTGGATCGATCTGGGGCTCGAAAACCGGACCAGATTTGAGTCGTATGACCACCCATGGAGGGCTGCCCAAAAAATTGGAAACGGAGCGACAGACTTCCAAATTCCCATGCGGTCGCGGCTTCGTGTGGGCTTGGGCGGCAATGGGCCGCTGCGATTTCTCTTCGAGGGACAGGACTCGCGGTCGTTTGATAATGGAAAGCCCGGCGATTTCCGAGACCTCACGATGATCAATGAATTCGATGTGCTTCAGCTCTTTGGAGCCGTGAAATTGGACAATGTCCTGAGCACCGGGTTGCGGACCGATCTTCTCTTTGGACGCTTTACCCTGGACCTGGGCAACCGGCGCCTGGTCGCGCGCAACGACTTCCGCAATACCACCAATGCCTTCGATGGGTTTCTTTGGCAACTTAGTCAGCCCAATGCCTGGCGGCTCAAGGCCTTCGTCACAGAGACGGTCCAGCGAGACGATGTGAGCCTCGATACCGAGAACAATAAGTCGCTCTTTTGGGGGGCCTATTTTGAGAGCCAGCAGTTCCGCTGGTTTAACCTGGACGCCTATTACCTGGGCCTGAATGATCGGCGGGTCGCGACGGTGACTAGCCATCGCACCTATAACACGTTTGGCGGTCGCCTCTTTAAAGAGGCTAAACCGGGAGAAGTGGATTATGAAATCGAGACCGCCTGGCAGATCGGCCACCGGGGCGTGACCAAACACTTCGCCCATTTTCAGCACTTAGATATCGGCTATATGTTCAATCTGCCTTGGACACCCCGGCTGCTCTTTCACTTCGACTACGTCAGCGGCGATCACAAGCCGGGCGATAGTCAAGACGAAGGGTTCGATACGTTATTTGGCGCACGCAACTTTGAATACATGATCACCAGTATGTGGGGGCCATTTTACCGAACTAACCTCATTACGCCGGGGTGGCGGCTGATCCTCGCCCCCTCCCCCAGCTGGATTCTGGAAGTCAAACATCGCGTCTGGTATCTCGCCCAGAACAAGGATGTCTTCGGGAGTTCTGGGTTGCGGGACCCCACCGGCAACTCCGGTGGTTCGCTCGGACATGACATGCAACTACGCGCACGGTGGGCGGTCAATAAGAACCTGGACTTTGATGTCGGCTATATCCATTGGTTCAAGGGCTCCTATTTCGACAGCCCCGCCATCCTGGCTCAAATGCCGACCGGCGGGAACAAGGATAGTGATTACTTTTACGCGCAGATGCGAGTCAGGATCTAG